The following proteins are co-located in the Flammeovirga kamogawensis genome:
- a CDS encoding glycerol-3-phosphate dehydrogenase/oxidase — MIHPMNRRGFSQPHYDAIIIGGGITGAAIAYELSCKGAIVALVEKGDFGGGTSAATSKLIHGGLRYLKNLELGLVRESLKERLRLSNIAPNFVRPIPFMLPLYSYKDKWLLKAGMEMYDYLSFDKKDTLLKENALENYDYYSAKKTLIREQDIRKEGLLGSYIYHDCQNANAERLTLSFIKSAMQYNTEVANYAKVEDFIIKDGRVKGIIGRDLINDTPIKLLAKVVINCGGAWANDILQFKNAPKTDKATLRSEGIHIVTKAIGGQHAIALVTPKGRHVMVLPWRGHSIIGTTDKPYTGEVDDWKVSKESIEELIEEINACYGDGQLSYKDVCYYYGGLRPLVDHQTENTYDQSRKHEVINHTADGYPGLYTVEGGKYTTSRHLAEIVSAKLSSEITLENDRQKTAKIPLFGCKITNLHQYHEYLKLQFPYLSQHMLWTFIGMYGEESESILKRFVNEEHNPTLLNADGEIITQVYHAIENEMAFTLEDIFLRRTGLGTLGKPNTVLIDMVSVILQEKLGYSDLVITQQIENLLTHYQLLEED, encoded by the coding sequence ATGATACATCCTATGAATAGAAGAGGGTTTTCTCAGCCACATTATGATGCCATCATTATTGGAGGAGGAATTACCGGTGCTGCTATTGCTTATGAACTAAGTTGTAAAGGTGCTATTGTTGCTTTGGTAGAAAAAGGTGACTTTGGTGGAGGTACTTCTGCCGCTACTTCTAAACTTATTCATGGAGGATTACGCTATTTAAAAAATTTAGAACTAGGTCTTGTTAGAGAATCTCTCAAAGAGCGTTTACGTTTATCTAATATTGCACCAAATTTTGTCCGCCCCATTCCATTTATGCTTCCACTTTATTCTTATAAAGATAAGTGGCTCCTTAAAGCTGGAATGGAAATGTACGACTACCTTTCTTTTGACAAAAAAGACACACTTTTAAAAGAAAATGCCCTTGAGAATTATGACTATTACAGTGCTAAAAAAACATTAATTAGAGAGCAAGATATACGTAAAGAGGGGTTATTAGGAAGTTATATCTATCACGATTGCCAAAATGCCAATGCAGAAAGACTTACATTAAGTTTTATAAAATCTGCAATGCAATACAATACAGAAGTCGCAAATTATGCAAAAGTTGAAGACTTTATTATTAAAGATGGAAGAGTTAAAGGTATTATAGGTCGTGATCTTATTAACGATACTCCCATTAAACTTTTAGCAAAAGTGGTTATTAACTGTGGAGGTGCTTGGGCAAACGATATTCTACAATTTAAAAATGCACCAAAAACAGACAAAGCGACTTTACGTTCAGAAGGTATTCATATTGTAACCAAAGCAATTGGTGGACAACATGCTATTGCTTTAGTTACCCCTAAAGGAAGGCATGTTATGGTACTCCCTTGGAGAGGACATTCTATAATTGGAACTACAGACAAACCATATACTGGAGAAGTTGACGATTGGAAAGTAAGCAAAGAAAGTATAGAAGAATTAATAGAAGAAATAAATGCTTGTTACGGTGATGGTCAACTTTCTTATAAAGATGTCTGTTATTATTATGGCGGTTTACGTCCATTGGTAGATCATCAAACAGAAAATACATACGATCAATCCCGCAAGCATGAAGTTATAAATCACACGGCAGACGGATACCCTGGATTGTATACTGTTGAAGGAGGAAAATACACCACTTCTAGGCACTTAGCTGAGATTGTAAGTGCTAAACTTTCATCAGAAATCACTTTAGAAAATGACCGTCAAAAAACAGCAAAAATTCCATTATTTGGGTGTAAAATCACCAATTTACACCAATATCATGAATATTTAAAACTTCAATTCCCTTACCTATCTCAACACATGTTATGGACATTTATAGGTATGTATGGAGAGGAATCTGAAAGTATTTTAAAGCGCTTTGTAAATGAAGAGCATAATCCTACATTACTAAATGCAGATGGGGAAATTATAACACAAGTATACCATGCTATTGAAAATGAAATGGCATTTACCTTAGAAGATATATTTTTAAGAAGAACAGGTTTAGGCACTTTAGGAAAACCTAATACTGTTTTAATTGATATGGTCTCAGTAATTTTACAAGAAAAATTAGGGTATTCTGATCTAGTAATCACGCAGCAAATAGAAAACCTACTTACACACTACCAACTTCTTGAGGAAGATTAA